The Juglans regia cultivar Chandler chromosome 2, Walnut 2.0, whole genome shotgun sequence genome includes a window with the following:
- the LOC109002080 gene encoding uncharacterized protein LOC109002080 produces the protein MADVKRWKVTYTKHLTQKRKVYQDGFLELQTSTNKVMLYDDYEKLLECRLLKKDEVVSCGESLTFSAYLIDILDAQEGHKPITDLNSQGRNMKITREPSLMHRQKFRNRLVSSDRQNYEEKKNKACQTLSPSRKIIREFKKSEVQKYQAPQTSPDATKPSTTEWQALYTTQVTQKAKKYHDGFLQLVTCGSLGRQVMLFDESRKLLNSRFLKKDEVIRSGESIAFDSHLVEIGEHEEDRKPQIDLSAQGNNCNVFKETRTLHGKGTLQNNACSQKEGDSNFRIFVDETKLSRRVPTNKPLRDAHQILSILQKPTAQESIVSGYMDKSKMELASSPKGTQVSDAVILDSPKDDRPPRVSLQHRESGESASTRNSSENIDIGNSPGLMSSEAISSELSKGVDPGNSHQPGLVKIEADTQWRDGAFAESSSTTSPIDGVRKTSTEYACTRETDEGPSFDLGF, from the exons ATGGCGGATGTGAAGAGATGGAAGGTGACCTATACGAAGCACTTGACACAGAAGCGCAAAGTTTACCAAGACGGTTTCTTAGAGCTCCAAACCTCTACCAACAAG GTCATGCTCTATGATGATTACGAAAAACTCCTGGAATGTAGGCTTTTGAAGAAGGACGAAGTAGTAAGCTGTGGTGAATCGCTGACATTTAGTGCTTATCTTATTGACATCCTCGATGCCCAGGAAGGTCATAAGCCTATAACTGATTTGAATTCACAAGgaagaaatatgaaaatcacCAGGGAACCTAGTTTGATGCATCGACAAAAGTTTAGGAACCGTTTGGTTTCTTCTG ATAGACAGAAttatgaggagaagaagaacaaagcATGTCAAACTTTGAGCCCGTCACGCAAAATCATCAGAG AGTTTAAGAAGAGCGAAGTGCAGAAGTATCAAGCACCGCAGACTAGTCCAGATGCAACAAAACCAAGTACAACAG AATGGCAGGCTCTCTATACCACACAAGTAACACAAAAGGCCAAAAAGTATCACGATGGCTTCTTACAACTTGTAACATGTGGATCCCTAGGGAGGCAG GTCATGCTGTTTGATGAAAGCAGGAAACTCTTAAATAGTCGGTTCCTTAAGAAAGACGAAGTAATAAGATCTGGTGAATCGATAGCTTTTGATTCTCATTTGGTTGAAATTGGAGAACATGAAGAAGACCGTAAGCCTCAAATTGATTTGAGTGCTCAAGGAAACAATTGCAATGTTTTCAAGGAAACCAGGACATTACATGGAAAAG GAACACTCCAGAACAATGCTTGCTCACAAAAGGAGGGGGATTCAAATTTTAGAATCTTTGTTGATGAGACCAAATTAAGCAGGAGAGTCCCTACAAACAAGCCATTACGTGATG CCCATCAAATTTTATCCATTCTCCAAAAACCTACCGCTCAGGAAAGCATTGTTTCGGGTTATATGGATAAAAGCAAAATGGAACTGGCTTCCTCTCCCAAGGGGACTCAAGTTTCAGACGCTGTCATACTGGATTCTCCTAAGGATGATCGACCACCAAGAGTATCCCTGCAACATCGTGAATCAGGTGAAAGTGCAAGCACAAGGAATTCAAGTGAAAATATAGACATTGGGAACTCCCCTGGCCTTATGTCTTCTGAAG CTATATCAAGTGAATTGTCCAAGGGTGTCGATCCTGGAAACTCCCATCAG CCTGGTTTGGTCAAGATCGAAGCTGACACTCAATGGCGTGATGGAGCTTTTGCTGAGTCGAGCTCCACCACTAGCCCTATTGATGGTGTGAGGAAGACTTCAACAGAGTATGCATGCACAAGGGAAACAGATGAAGGTCCTAGTTTTGATCTTGGATTTTGA
- the LOC109002081 gene encoding protein ABIL2-like isoform X2, whose protein sequence is MNDVIIEIFFPFNRGGPSFEIGHTTTWLSICLVVMLYLIRVSPAPFLKNGHSLHSSLTEITEHAELRVKRTTKRSSTVVCIINCRTQPNQMEAKNTHFMERVNSTSVSPLQKTSHHDELFMQQRLLFSDSLKELKNLRKQLYSAAEHFEVSYSKEDQKHIVVDTCQDYAIKALVNTVDHLGSVAFKINGLLDGKICELSGTELRFSCIEQRLRTCQYFIDRAGLFQQSMALKFPKHHKQYIIPARTTMDAVGQSQPIYHNAKEDLCQFKSVVRATPSETSPAVVRKGHSALCSAQSSSRSGAFQFTKAASKKALEKRAVSPHRFPFIRSGSLANRLTTINSSTDRPRHPSEPRRPVSSFIHVEREGTKEITKHSGKSKPLFKALLSMHRSKKEGRHAIQIVGGTKSR, encoded by the exons ATGAATGATGTGATTATTGAGATATTCTTTCCCTTTAACCGGGGGGGTCCCAGTTTTGAAATTGGCCACACAACGACATGGCTTAGCATTTGTCTGGTCGTTATGTTGTATTTAATCAGGGTTTCCCCTGCCCCATTTCTGAAGAACGGTCATTCTCTGCACTCCAGTTTAACAGAAATTACGGAGCACGCAG AGTTGAGAGTCAAAAGAACTACAAAGAGGTCCTCCACTGTAGTCTGCATTATCAATTGTCGAACTCAGCCAAACCAAATGGAA GCAAAAAATACTCATTTCATGGAAAGAGTAAATTCTACTTCTGTTTCTCCGCTGCAAAAAACTTCCCACCATGATGAACTCTTCATGCAGCAGAGGTTGCTCTTTTCAGATAGTCTCAAG GAATTGAAAAATCTGAGGAAACAGTTGTACTCAGCAGCAGAGCATTTTGAAGTATCGTACAGCAAAGAAGATCAGAAACACAT AGTGGTGGATACCTGTCAAGATTATGCCATTAAAGCTTTAGTCAATACAGTGGACCACTTGGGTTCTGTGGCATTTAAGATAAATGGACTTTTGGATGGAAAGATCTGCGAACTATCAGGAACTGAGCTTAGGTTCTCTTGCATTGAACAG AGACTTCGAACTTGCCAATACTTCATTGATCGCGCGGGCCTTTTTCAACAATCAATGGCTCTAAAATTTCCCAAGCATCATAAGCAGTACATTATACCAG CTAGGACAACCATGGATGCTGTTGGCCAGTCTCAACCAATATATCACAATGCTAAAGAAGACTTATGTCAGTTCAAAAGTG TTGTTCGAGCAACACCGAGTGAAACCTCTCCAGCAGTAGTCAG AAAAGGGCACTCTGCACTGTGTTCTGCTCAATCCTCCTCAAGATCTGGAGCTTTTCAGTTCACAAAAGCTGCATCAAAGAAAGCACTGG AGAAACGAGCAGTCTCACCACATCGATTTCCATTCATACGTTCTGGTTCTCTTGCTAACAGATTAACTACTATAAACTCTTCCACAGACAGACCACGG CACCCATCAGAGCCCCGGCGACCAGTTTCATCGTTTATTCATGTTGAAAGAGAGGGGacaaaagaaattacaaaacatTCAGGCAAAAGCAAACCACTGTTCAAGGCCTTGCTTAGCATGCACAGGTCCAAGAAGGAAGGAAGGCATGCTATACAAATAGTTGGAGGAACTAAAAGCAGATGA
- the LOC109002081 gene encoding protein ABIL2-like isoform X1: MNDVIIEIFFPFNRGGPSFEIGHTTTWLSICLVVMLYLIRVSPAPFLKNGHSLHSSLTEITEHAALVLIVFTSLNNSQIRTLSLSLIQCSLEQKAKNTHFMERVNSTSVSPLQKTSHHDELFMQQRLLFSDSLKELKNLRKQLYSAAEHFEVSYSKEDQKHIVVDTCQDYAIKALVNTVDHLGSVAFKINGLLDGKICELSGTELRFSCIEQRLRTCQYFIDRAGLFQQSMALKFPKHHKQYIIPARTTMDAVGQSQPIYHNAKEDLCQFKSVVRATPSETSPAVVRKGHSALCSAQSSSRSGAFQFTKAASKKALEKRAVSPHRFPFIRSGSLANRLTTINSSTDRPRHPSEPRRPVSSFIHVEREGTKEITKHSGKSKPLFKALLSMHRSKKEGRHAIQIVGGTKSR; this comes from the exons ATGAATGATGTGATTATTGAGATATTCTTTCCCTTTAACCGGGGGGGTCCCAGTTTTGAAATTGGCCACACAACGACATGGCTTAGCATTTGTCTGGTCGTTATGTTGTATTTAATCAGGGTTTCCCCTGCCCCATTTCTGAAGAACGGTCATTCTCTGCACTCCAGTTTAACAGAAATTACGGAGCACGCAG CCCTGGTGTTGATCGTCTTCACTTCCCTCAATAATTCACAAATtcgtactctctctctctctctcatacagtGCAGTCTTGAGCAAAAG GCAAAAAATACTCATTTCATGGAAAGAGTAAATTCTACTTCTGTTTCTCCGCTGCAAAAAACTTCCCACCATGATGAACTCTTCATGCAGCAGAGGTTGCTCTTTTCAGATAGTCTCAAG GAATTGAAAAATCTGAGGAAACAGTTGTACTCAGCAGCAGAGCATTTTGAAGTATCGTACAGCAAAGAAGATCAGAAACACAT AGTGGTGGATACCTGTCAAGATTATGCCATTAAAGCTTTAGTCAATACAGTGGACCACTTGGGTTCTGTGGCATTTAAGATAAATGGACTTTTGGATGGAAAGATCTGCGAACTATCAGGAACTGAGCTTAGGTTCTCTTGCATTGAACAG AGACTTCGAACTTGCCAATACTTCATTGATCGCGCGGGCCTTTTTCAACAATCAATGGCTCTAAAATTTCCCAAGCATCATAAGCAGTACATTATACCAG CTAGGACAACCATGGATGCTGTTGGCCAGTCTCAACCAATATATCACAATGCTAAAGAAGACTTATGTCAGTTCAAAAGTG TTGTTCGAGCAACACCGAGTGAAACCTCTCCAGCAGTAGTCAG AAAAGGGCACTCTGCACTGTGTTCTGCTCAATCCTCCTCAAGATCTGGAGCTTTTCAGTTCACAAAAGCTGCATCAAAGAAAGCACTGG AGAAACGAGCAGTCTCACCACATCGATTTCCATTCATACGTTCTGGTTCTCTTGCTAACAGATTAACTACTATAAACTCTTCCACAGACAGACCACGG CACCCATCAGAGCCCCGGCGACCAGTTTCATCGTTTATTCATGTTGAAAGAGAGGGGacaaaagaaattacaaaacatTCAGGCAAAAGCAAACCACTGTTCAAGGCCTTGCTTAGCATGCACAGGTCCAAGAAGGAAGGAAGGCATGCTATACAAATAGTTGGAGGAACTAAAAGCAGATGA
- the LOC109002081 gene encoding protein ABIL2-like isoform X3 → MNDVIIEIFFPFNRGGPSFEIGHTTTWLSICLVVMLYLIRVSPAPFLKNGHSLHSSLTEITEHAGKAKNTHFMERVNSTSVSPLQKTSHHDELFMQQRLLFSDSLKELKNLRKQLYSAAEHFEVSYSKEDQKHIVVDTCQDYAIKALVNTVDHLGSVAFKINGLLDGKICELSGTELRFSCIEQRLRTCQYFIDRAGLFQQSMALKFPKHHKQYIIPARTTMDAVGQSQPIYHNAKEDLCQFKSVVRATPSETSPAVVRKGHSALCSAQSSSRSGAFQFTKAASKKALEKRAVSPHRFPFIRSGSLANRLTTINSSTDRPRHPSEPRRPVSSFIHVEREGTKEITKHSGKSKPLFKALLSMHRSKKEGRHAIQIVGGTKSR, encoded by the exons ATGAATGATGTGATTATTGAGATATTCTTTCCCTTTAACCGGGGGGGTCCCAGTTTTGAAATTGGCCACACAACGACATGGCTTAGCATTTGTCTGGTCGTTATGTTGTATTTAATCAGGGTTTCCCCTGCCCCATTTCTGAAGAACGGTCATTCTCTGCACTCCAGTTTAACAGAAATTACGGAGCACGCAGGTAAG GCAAAAAATACTCATTTCATGGAAAGAGTAAATTCTACTTCTGTTTCTCCGCTGCAAAAAACTTCCCACCATGATGAACTCTTCATGCAGCAGAGGTTGCTCTTTTCAGATAGTCTCAAG GAATTGAAAAATCTGAGGAAACAGTTGTACTCAGCAGCAGAGCATTTTGAAGTATCGTACAGCAAAGAAGATCAGAAACACAT AGTGGTGGATACCTGTCAAGATTATGCCATTAAAGCTTTAGTCAATACAGTGGACCACTTGGGTTCTGTGGCATTTAAGATAAATGGACTTTTGGATGGAAAGATCTGCGAACTATCAGGAACTGAGCTTAGGTTCTCTTGCATTGAACAG AGACTTCGAACTTGCCAATACTTCATTGATCGCGCGGGCCTTTTTCAACAATCAATGGCTCTAAAATTTCCCAAGCATCATAAGCAGTACATTATACCAG CTAGGACAACCATGGATGCTGTTGGCCAGTCTCAACCAATATATCACAATGCTAAAGAAGACTTATGTCAGTTCAAAAGTG TTGTTCGAGCAACACCGAGTGAAACCTCTCCAGCAGTAGTCAG AAAAGGGCACTCTGCACTGTGTTCTGCTCAATCCTCCTCAAGATCTGGAGCTTTTCAGTTCACAAAAGCTGCATCAAAGAAAGCACTGG AGAAACGAGCAGTCTCACCACATCGATTTCCATTCATACGTTCTGGTTCTCTTGCTAACAGATTAACTACTATAAACTCTTCCACAGACAGACCACGG CACCCATCAGAGCCCCGGCGACCAGTTTCATCGTTTATTCATGTTGAAAGAGAGGGGacaaaagaaattacaaaacatTCAGGCAAAAGCAAACCACTGTTCAAGGCCTTGCTTAGCATGCACAGGTCCAAGAAGGAAGGAAGGCATGCTATACAAATAGTTGGAGGAACTAAAAGCAGATGA
- the LOC109002081 gene encoding protein ABIL2-like isoform X5: MEAKNTHFMERVNSTSVSPLQKTSHHDELFMQQRLLFSDSLKELKNLRKQLYSAAEHFEVSYSKEDQKHIVVDTCQDYAIKALVNTVDHLGSVAFKINGLLDGKICELSGTELRFSCIEQRLRTCQYFIDRAGLFQQSMALKFPKHHKQYIIPARTTMDAVGQSQPIYHNAKEDLCQFKSVVRATPSETSPAVVRKGHSALCSAQSSSRSGAFQFTKAASKKALEKRAVSPHRFPFIRSGSLANRLTTINSSTDRPRHPSEPRRPVSSFIHVEREGTKEITKHSGKSKPLFKALLSMHRSKKEGRHAIQIVGGTKSR; encoded by the exons ATGGAA GCAAAAAATACTCATTTCATGGAAAGAGTAAATTCTACTTCTGTTTCTCCGCTGCAAAAAACTTCCCACCATGATGAACTCTTCATGCAGCAGAGGTTGCTCTTTTCAGATAGTCTCAAG GAATTGAAAAATCTGAGGAAACAGTTGTACTCAGCAGCAGAGCATTTTGAAGTATCGTACAGCAAAGAAGATCAGAAACACAT AGTGGTGGATACCTGTCAAGATTATGCCATTAAAGCTTTAGTCAATACAGTGGACCACTTGGGTTCTGTGGCATTTAAGATAAATGGACTTTTGGATGGAAAGATCTGCGAACTATCAGGAACTGAGCTTAGGTTCTCTTGCATTGAACAG AGACTTCGAACTTGCCAATACTTCATTGATCGCGCGGGCCTTTTTCAACAATCAATGGCTCTAAAATTTCCCAAGCATCATAAGCAGTACATTATACCAG CTAGGACAACCATGGATGCTGTTGGCCAGTCTCAACCAATATATCACAATGCTAAAGAAGACTTATGTCAGTTCAAAAGTG TTGTTCGAGCAACACCGAGTGAAACCTCTCCAGCAGTAGTCAG AAAAGGGCACTCTGCACTGTGTTCTGCTCAATCCTCCTCAAGATCTGGAGCTTTTCAGTTCACAAAAGCTGCATCAAAGAAAGCACTGG AGAAACGAGCAGTCTCACCACATCGATTTCCATTCATACGTTCTGGTTCTCTTGCTAACAGATTAACTACTATAAACTCTTCCACAGACAGACCACGG CACCCATCAGAGCCCCGGCGACCAGTTTCATCGTTTATTCATGTTGAAAGAGAGGGGacaaaagaaattacaaaacatTCAGGCAAAAGCAAACCACTGTTCAAGGCCTTGCTTAGCATGCACAGGTCCAAGAAGGAAGGAAGGCATGCTATACAAATAGTTGGAGGAACTAAAAGCAGATGA
- the LOC109002081 gene encoding protein ABIL2-like isoform X4: MTQAKNTHFMERVNSTSVSPLQKTSHHDELFMQQRLLFSDSLKELKNLRKQLYSAAEHFEVSYSKEDQKHIVVDTCQDYAIKALVNTVDHLGSVAFKINGLLDGKICELSGTELRFSCIEQRLRTCQYFIDRAGLFQQSMALKFPKHHKQYIIPARTTMDAVGQSQPIYHNAKEDLCQFKSVVRATPSETSPAVVRKGHSALCSAQSSSRSGAFQFTKAASKKALEKRAVSPHRFPFIRSGSLANRLTTINSSTDRPRHPSEPRRPVSSFIHVEREGTKEITKHSGKSKPLFKALLSMHRSKKEGRHAIQIVGGTKSR, from the exons ATGACCcag GCAAAAAATACTCATTTCATGGAAAGAGTAAATTCTACTTCTGTTTCTCCGCTGCAAAAAACTTCCCACCATGATGAACTCTTCATGCAGCAGAGGTTGCTCTTTTCAGATAGTCTCAAG GAATTGAAAAATCTGAGGAAACAGTTGTACTCAGCAGCAGAGCATTTTGAAGTATCGTACAGCAAAGAAGATCAGAAACACAT AGTGGTGGATACCTGTCAAGATTATGCCATTAAAGCTTTAGTCAATACAGTGGACCACTTGGGTTCTGTGGCATTTAAGATAAATGGACTTTTGGATGGAAAGATCTGCGAACTATCAGGAACTGAGCTTAGGTTCTCTTGCATTGAACAG AGACTTCGAACTTGCCAATACTTCATTGATCGCGCGGGCCTTTTTCAACAATCAATGGCTCTAAAATTTCCCAAGCATCATAAGCAGTACATTATACCAG CTAGGACAACCATGGATGCTGTTGGCCAGTCTCAACCAATATATCACAATGCTAAAGAAGACTTATGTCAGTTCAAAAGTG TTGTTCGAGCAACACCGAGTGAAACCTCTCCAGCAGTAGTCAG AAAAGGGCACTCTGCACTGTGTTCTGCTCAATCCTCCTCAAGATCTGGAGCTTTTCAGTTCACAAAAGCTGCATCAAAGAAAGCACTGG AGAAACGAGCAGTCTCACCACATCGATTTCCATTCATACGTTCTGGTTCTCTTGCTAACAGATTAACTACTATAAACTCTTCCACAGACAGACCACGG CACCCATCAGAGCCCCGGCGACCAGTTTCATCGTTTATTCATGTTGAAAGAGAGGGGacaaaagaaattacaaaacatTCAGGCAAAAGCAAACCACTGTTCAAGGCCTTGCTTAGCATGCACAGGTCCAAGAAGGAAGGAAGGCATGCTATACAAATAGTTGGAGGAACTAAAAGCAGATGA
- the LOC109002081 gene encoding protein ABIL2-like isoform X6 encodes MERVNSTSVSPLQKTSHHDELFMQQRLLFSDSLKELKNLRKQLYSAAEHFEVSYSKEDQKHIVVDTCQDYAIKALVNTVDHLGSVAFKINGLLDGKICELSGTELRFSCIEQRLRTCQYFIDRAGLFQQSMALKFPKHHKQYIIPARTTMDAVGQSQPIYHNAKEDLCQFKSVVRATPSETSPAVVRKGHSALCSAQSSSRSGAFQFTKAASKKALEKRAVSPHRFPFIRSGSLANRLTTINSSTDRPRHPSEPRRPVSSFIHVEREGTKEITKHSGKSKPLFKALLSMHRSKKEGRHAIQIVGGTKSR; translated from the exons ATGGAAAGAGTAAATTCTACTTCTGTTTCTCCGCTGCAAAAAACTTCCCACCATGATGAACTCTTCATGCAGCAGAGGTTGCTCTTTTCAGATAGTCTCAAG GAATTGAAAAATCTGAGGAAACAGTTGTACTCAGCAGCAGAGCATTTTGAAGTATCGTACAGCAAAGAAGATCAGAAACACAT AGTGGTGGATACCTGTCAAGATTATGCCATTAAAGCTTTAGTCAATACAGTGGACCACTTGGGTTCTGTGGCATTTAAGATAAATGGACTTTTGGATGGAAAGATCTGCGAACTATCAGGAACTGAGCTTAGGTTCTCTTGCATTGAACAG AGACTTCGAACTTGCCAATACTTCATTGATCGCGCGGGCCTTTTTCAACAATCAATGGCTCTAAAATTTCCCAAGCATCATAAGCAGTACATTATACCAG CTAGGACAACCATGGATGCTGTTGGCCAGTCTCAACCAATATATCACAATGCTAAAGAAGACTTATGTCAGTTCAAAAGTG TTGTTCGAGCAACACCGAGTGAAACCTCTCCAGCAGTAGTCAG AAAAGGGCACTCTGCACTGTGTTCTGCTCAATCCTCCTCAAGATCTGGAGCTTTTCAGTTCACAAAAGCTGCATCAAAGAAAGCACTGG AGAAACGAGCAGTCTCACCACATCGATTTCCATTCATACGTTCTGGTTCTCTTGCTAACAGATTAACTACTATAAACTCTTCCACAGACAGACCACGG CACCCATCAGAGCCCCGGCGACCAGTTTCATCGTTTATTCATGTTGAAAGAGAGGGGacaaaagaaattacaaaacatTCAGGCAAAAGCAAACCACTGTTCAAGGCCTTGCTTAGCATGCACAGGTCCAAGAAGGAAGGAAGGCATGCTATACAAATAGTTGGAGGAACTAAAAGCAGATGA
- the LOC109002083 gene encoding 26S proteasome non-ATPase regulatory subunit 8 homolog A-like, giving the protein MDPKLAEVSQLFERFKAAFVRHDFDTCSILLSQLKVLLTQFRSLPPLFEEAPNAVHELSVARDIYEHAVVLSVKTEDQDAFERDFFQLKPYYTDVGNCLPSSPQEYPILGLNLLRLLVQNRIAEFHTELELLSPTALENPCIKHAVELEQSFMEGAYNRVLSARQTVPHETYVYFMDLLVKTVRDEIAGCSEKAYDYLSINDAQQMLLFSSNQELLEYVKEDHPEWEIKNKLVYFQKAKESAPCKEIPSLQLINQTLSYARELERIV; this is encoded by the exons ATGGATCCGAAGCTCGCAGAGGTCTCGCAGCTCTTTGAGCGCTTCAAAGCCGCGTTCGTCAGGCACGACTTCGATACCTGCAGCATACTCCTCTCACAACTCAAG GTCTTGCTGACACAATTCAGAAGCCTCCCACCACTGTTTGAAGAAGCGCCTAATGCGGTCCATGAATTAAGCGTAGCAA GGGATATATATGAGCATGCTGTTGTTCTCAGTGTAAAGACTGAGGATCAAGATGCATTTGAGAGGGATTTCTTTCAATTGAAGCCATATTACACGGATGTTGG CAACTGCCTTCCATCATCGCCTCAGGAGTATCCGATCTTAGGTCTCAACTTGTTGAGACTTCTTGTGCAGAATAGAATTGCTGAATTTCATACTGAACTGGAACTTCTTTCACCCACTGCTTTGGAGAATCCTTGCATCAAGCATGCTGTGGAGTTGGAGCAATCCTTCATGGAAGGGGCTTACAACCGTGTGTTGAGTGCTCGACAAACGGTGCCCCACGAGACTTACGTCTACTTCATGGATCTTCTGGTAAAGACAGTCAG AGATGAAATAGCTGGATGTAGTGAGAAGGCATATGATTATCTTTCGATTAATGATGCACAACAAATGTTGCTGTTCTCTTCTAACCAAGAACTCTTGGAATACGTCAAGGAG GACCATCCTGAGTGGGAGATAAAGAATAAGCTTGTATATTTCCAGAAGGCAAAAGAATCTGCACCTTGCAAGGAAATACCTTCTCTGCAACTGATCAACCAGACACTCAGTTATGCAAGAGAGTTGGAGCGGATTGTGTAA
- the LOC109002084 gene encoding 30S ribosomal protein S6 alpha, chloroplastic: MAMASSALTSTLTPPQCPSNPPFLSSPLAQFPCPPAVSFSHSVGLRACPSIKPKSPFFCRIRRDFGFCVKAQTLDFSGSFFEGGFGSDEDPPSPPGPGTTDVEEKEAPQCPPGLRQYETMVVLRPDMSEDERLALTQKYEELLVAGGGMYVEVFNRGVIPLAYSIQKKNKAGESNTYLDGIYLLFTYFTKPESLANLEQTLKPDDDVIRSMSFKIRKRKLV; the protein is encoded by the exons ATGGCAATGGCGTCCTCCGCCCTCACTTCCACACTCACCCCTCCTCAATGTCCCTCCAATCCTCCATTTTTATCCTCTCCTCTTGCCCAATTTCCATGTCCTCCCGCCGTCTCATTCTCCCACAGCGTCGGCCTCAGGGCCTGCCCTTCCATCAAACCCAAATCACCTTTCTTTTGCCGGATCAGAAGAGACTTCGGATTCTGTGTCAAGGCCCAAACCTTGGACTTTTCTGGTTCGTTCTTCGAAGGCGGGTTCGGGTCCGATGAAGACCCGCCATCCCCGCCCGGTCCGGGGACTACGGATGTCGAGGAAAAGGAGGCGCCTCAGTGCCCACCGGGCCTTCGTCAATACGAGACCATGGTGGTCCTCAGGCCAGACATGTCCGAGGATGAAAGACTCGCTCTTACCCAGAAGTACGAGGAg TTGCTTGTTGCTGGGGGTGGCATGTATGTGGAGGTATTCAACAGAGGGGTCATTCCACTGGCCTATAGCATCCAGAAGAAAAACAAAGCCGGGGAGTCTAATACTTACTTGGATGGTATCTACCTTCTCTTCACCTACTTCACAAAACCCGAGTCCCTGGCAAATCTTGAGCAGACACTAAAACCAGATGATGATGTTATCCGATCAATGAGTTTCAAGATAAGGAAGAGGAAATTGGTTTAA
- the LOC109002085 gene encoding probable E3 ubiquitin-protein ligase RHA4A, with protein sequence MGLPQTPDPHLSQAVQLKLYQAFIFSIPILFSIILLLLFYLFYLKRRASSLSSPPPMLPTSSNPASSFASSCQVGLKGNIKDKLSLILFEEELRTREWQCCVCLGEFEIKEELLQIPLCKHVFHIECIHLWLHSNSTCPLCRCLVTPTKLHNPPPPSISEPLQQDSSTSTHTPPTQSSEQQQQQQQQQQQQQQDGAMSNITNSSRDHTLIAIE encoded by the exons ATGGGTCTTCCTCAAACTCCTGACCCACACCTTTCTCAGGCAGTTCAACTCAAACTTTACCAAGCTTTCATATTCTCAATTCCGATCCTTTTTTCCATTATTCTCCTTCTGCTGTTTTACTTGTTCTACCTCAAGAGAAGGGCTTCCAGTCTCTCATCTCCTCCACCAATGCTTCCAACAAGTTCTAATCCTGCTAGCTCTTTTGCCTCC TCTTGTCAAGTGGGTTTGAAGGGAAATATCAAGGACAAGCTTTCACTAATCTTATTCGAGGAGGAATTAAGGACAAGGGAATGGCA ATGTTGTGTTTGCCTTGGAGAGTTCGAGATCAAAGAAGAGTTGCTCCAAATTCCACTATGCAAGCATGTGTTTCATATTGAATGCATCCATCTCTGGCTGCACTCAAACTCAACTTGTCCACTTTGTAGATGCTTGGTCACCCCCACAAAACTTCACAATCCTCCTCCACCAAGTATATCTGAGCCCCTCCAGCAAGATAGTTCAACTTCTACCCATACCCCACCGACCCAATCATCggaacagcagcagcagcagcagcagcagcagcaacaacaacaacaagacGGTGCTATGTCAAACATCACTAATTCATCGAGAGATCACACTCTGATAGCTATTGAATGA